The Candidatus Margulisiibacteriota bacterium DNA segment TCAGGGCTGTTTTACAATTTTATTGCGTATGGTGTTTCTCAGAAAGATGAAAGAATTGATTATGACAAACTAGAAGCATTAGCCGTGGAACATAAGCCTAAAATGATTGTTGGTGGAGCAAGTGCGTATCCAAGAGTTATCGATTTTGCCAGAATGAGACAAATTGCAGATAAAGTAGGCGCTGTATTATTTGTTGATATGGCACATATTGCTGGGTTGGTTGCAACTGGCTTACACCCAAGTCCTGTTCCTTTTTCTGATGTTGTTACAACTACTACGCATAAAACATTAAGAGGTCCACGCGGAGGACTTATTCTTTGTAAAGAAAAGTATGCTAAAGATATAAATAGAGCAGTATTTCCGGGAACACAGGGTGGTCCACTTATGCATATAATTGCCGGGAAAGCAGTTTCTTTTAAGGAAGCGCTTGAGCCAGAATTTAAAACTTATCAGCAACAGGTCGTCAAAAATGCAGCTGCGATTGCTAAAACTTTATCTTCTAGGGGATTTAGAATTGTTTCTGGTGGCACGGATAACCATTTGTTATTGGTAGACGTTAAAGCCAAGGGATTAACTGGTAAGCAAGCAGAAGTTGCCTTGGACGAAGTAGGAATTACCGTTAATAAGAACACAATTCCTTTTGAAACAGAAAGTCCGTTTATTACTAGTGGAATTAGAATCGGCTCACCAGCTATGACCACAAGAGGTATGAAAGAAGCAGAGATGGTTTTTATTGCAAATTTAATTGCGGATGTGTTGGAAAAGGTTGAAGACGAAAAAGTACAGATGGAAGTTTCAGACAAAGTAAGTAAGCTTTGTGCCAAGTTTCCACTGTATGCAAAATAGGAGTAATTTGTGAATAAAGAGACTTATTTAAAGCGACCAAGTTGGGATACATATTTTATGAATATTTCAGAGGAAGTGGCAACACGAGCAACATGTCTGAAACGTAAAATAGGTGCAGTAATAGTTAAAGATAGGCAAATTTTATCCACAGGTTATAATGGTGCGCCTAATGGTATGAAGCATGCTACAGAGGTTGGTTGTTTAAGAGACCAGCTACAGGTGCCTTCAGGCACTCATCATGAGTTGTGTAGAGGTTTACATGCAGAGCAGAATGCAATCATTCAAGCTGCAAGACATGGAGTTAATATTAGTGGTGCAACTTTATATTGTACTCATATGCCTTGCGTTATTTGCTCGAAAATGATTATCAATGCTGGCATTGAGCGAATTGTTTTCAAAGGTTATTACCCCGACGAACTTTCAGTGCAAATGTTAATGGAATCCAAGATAGAAGTTAGTCTTTTCGAAGAAGAGTATGAAAAAGAAAAAATACAGAACGTGGAACTTTCAGACGAAGAGCGAGAAAGGTACAACTTTAAATGTTAGCAACTAAGATGATGAGGGAAGAATCTTCCTTTGTTGGTAAGTGTTTACAGTCTAGGTCTCAAGACACTTCTCTTCTTGATGAGTGGATTAAGGAAGATAAAGAGTACAGAGAGATTTTAACAAAAGTAGAGCGACTTAAGGCTGAGCAAAATCGTTTAACACCAAAAGGTAAGCCTACGCAGGAACAACTTGAGCAGTTAAAGACATTGTCCGAAACCATTAAGGAGCTATTAGTTGAGCAGAAGGAAAAGCAAGCAAGCTGGGAGCAAAAAGCTTTGTATTTGCCAAATATTGTTAGTGAAGATACTCCAATTGGTAAAAGTGCAGAGGATAATATAGAAGTTTTAAAGTGGGGTATGCCCCCAAAATTTGATTTTGAAGTTAAGTCACACGATAAAATAGGTAAAGATTTAGATATTCTGGATTTTGAAAGAGGAGCTAAGCTTTCTGGAAGTAGATTTACTGTGTATAAGGGGCTTGGGGCAAAACTAGAGCGAGCACTGATTAATTTTATGTTAGATGTTCATTCAGAAAAAGGATATTTAGAAATACTGCCACCATTTTTGGTAACCAAGCAAACTATGCAAGGAACAGGTCAATTGCCTAAGTTTGAAGAAGATTTGTATAAATGTGTTGGCGATGAAGAAAACGGGCAATTATATTTAATTCCTACCGCAGAAGTGCCCTTAACTAACCTGTACAGTGACGAGATTATGCAGTCAGACGTTTTGCCGAAGAAGTTCTGTGCTCATACTCCATGTTTTAGAAAAGAGGCAGGAAGCTATGGTAAAGATACTTCCGGACTTATTAGACAACATCAGTTTAATAAAGTAGAGCTAGTAATGTACTCTAAACCAGAAGAGAGCATGGCAATGCTGGAAGTGCTTACTTCTGATGCTGAGGATATTTTAAAAAAGTTAGAACTACCATATAGAAAAGTGCAACTATGCTCAGGCGATTTAGGGTTTTCTTCGGCTAAAACCTACGATTTGGAGGTATGGTTTCCGTCACAAAATACGTATAGAGAGATATCTTCATGTAGTAATTTTTTGGATTTTCAAGCAAGAAGAGCTAAGATAAGATACCGCGATGCACAAAATAATGTAGTATTAGTTCATACTTTAAATGGGTCGGGATTAGCAATAGGCAGAACGGTTGCAGCCATTCTTGAAAACTATCAGCAAAAGGATGGTAGCGTAAAAGTGCCTTTTGTATTGCAAGATTATTTAAAAACAGAGATAATGAATATAAATTAGGAGGAATAAACCGTGGACAAAGATAAATACATAAAATTATTTAGAGCATTAGCAAACGAGGAGAGATTAGAAATAATCTTAAAATTATTTAGAGAAGGTGAATTATGTGCCTCTGATATTGAAAAAAGCTTTTTTATGGAACAGTCTACTACCTCTCATCATTTAAACTATTTGAAGAACGTTGGCTTGCTTGATTCTAGAAAACAAGGAAGAAACGTTTTTTATTGCGTAAACCAGCAGAATATTACAGAAGTTTATGATGGTTTCTTAAAGGATTATTTCGGTATTTCTAGAAGCTAATGACAGACGACTTAGAAATTCTTTCTAAGATAGCAGAAGATTTACAAAAAAGATTCAATTTATCAGCTAGCGCCATTAAGGATATTTTCTCTCGAGCTGTTGTGAATAACATAAGCAAGGGAGAAACTATTTGTAAGCAAGGTGTAACTAGTCCGTTTCTTTATTTTATTGTAGAGGGAAGAGCAGAAGTAGTCCGGGATGGTCTCAAAATAGCCGAGGTTAAACAAGGTGATATTGTTGGTGAAATGTCTATTCTAGGCAAAGGAAAAGCAACCGCAACTGTCAATTCTCTAACTGTTTTGGTGGTTTTTAAATTTCTTAAAGAAAAGTTCAATATTGTTTTAAATAAATACCCGTCACTCAATAAAGCAGTTGTTATGGAAGCCATTAACAGAAAAAACGAACAGAACGATGTTGAGTTCTTCTTATAACAAATATTCAAAAAGTATAGTCAAAGCTAAATTTTATGGCATATAATTAAGATTATGACTTTGGGGGATAATTCAATACATTGGTTTTCACTATCTGCTGCAGATAAATTGAAGCAGCAAGTTGATAATCCAGCAATACAAATACTGCAACGACAGTTAATGGGAGAAATATATAGTCTTTTTGACAACAAGATACAAGTCTCTCATTTGCAACTACATCATTTTTGTCAGCCAAGACAGAATGAGACTATGCAGGGAAAAGACCAGTTTGCCTTAAAGAACAATCGAACCCTTGAGCCTTGTATAAAAGAGTTAGAATATTTGTTCTTTGATTCACCAAAGAGAGAAAGAGATGTTTGCGTGTATCTTCATTTGGCTGATGCTAACTTAGATGAGTTAAATTATAAGAGCCCACATCTATATGAAAGAATAAAGAATTTAGTTGCTACTGGTAAGCTAAAGATTGCCGGAGGCGTTCTTGATGAAGCTTTTATTGGACCAGATGACGTGGAGTTTTCAGTAGCAGCAATCAATGCCTTTTATTACAAAATAAAGGATATGTTTGGTGAAGGAGCAATCGCTCCAGTGGTTTGGATTCCAGAAAGATTTTTTGAAGAAAAAACTTCAGAGATAATCAGTCGAGTTGCAGAAACTAATTATTTTTTTAAGAATAAAGAAGAAATATATATTATTGTTGATCAGAATGTTATAGAGCATTCTTTGCCTGAAGACTGGAAAGGAAACGTTTTTACGGGGTGGTTTAATCCACAATTTCCTAAACTAAAGATATTTGTAAGTTCGAATTATTTAAGAGCGATTATGCCACAGGCGACTCCGGCTGAGGTTAATCAACATTTTTTTAGTATGATGGAGAACATTTGGGATGATAACCAAAAGCAGGCAGTGAATGAATTTATTCAACGATATGAGGACTTAATCAATAGATATGATTATGTAAAACATAATTTTTCTGTGCAGGGTGCTGGTGAGTTAAACGATGAATGTGAACAGTTTTTGTTTGATGCAAGGCAGAAGCTAGAGTGTCTTGAGCCATTATTTGTTTTTTTTGTGGATGACCTTGAGAAAAATGGAAGTTGGCCTGGTACGTATCAGTTTGCCTTTGAAGAAAACAGACATTTTTTAAGATATATTGAGCAAGCAGAAAATATGTTTAATCCTTACCACATGAAAAAATTGGAGGAGCATAAGCCTACGTTTAGCGAGATAGGGACAATAAATCCAAGCTCATATAAAGAATTTTCTATCATTTGGAACAATGAGCCACATAAAGTAGATAGATGGAGAGAGTTAACGATAAAATTTATTCGTAAAGGCTTGTTGGATATAGATGAGGTTAAGCATCTGGAAGAGCAGGAAATTAATGAGCTAAAGATTACTCGCCAAGATATTGAGTGGTATGGAGAGTTTATACGACAACCAGTTAGTTGGCAGGACGGACAATTAAGTAAATATCCAGAGATAAAGTTAAATTATGAATTATCTAAGTTTTTTTATAGTGAACTTAATTCTAATAATCTTAATTGCGAGCATATTTGTAATAGTTTGTTTGATGGCAGGTCAGCATTAGGGAACATGTTTCATATTTGGAATAAAAACAGAGCTAGTTGCCCTAATTTTATTGGCTTTTTCGGTGGTGCCTCTATTTTATTTTTTAGGCTTCACGTAGCATTTCAATTTGCTAGTCTGGCAACTTTAATGTATGACACAGCTAACCTTTCCAAGACAGTTAAGATTGGAGAAGAGCAATGGACTCTTCTTAAAATAGGGGATGATCTTCGGATTATAGATAAAAGAGGAAATATTGTATTTGCTTATAATGCTCAGAATTTACATCCAATCGTTTCAGGTTTTTGCCGACACAGAGAAGGTTATTCTTCTATTTTGAGAGAAATGATTTCAGGCAGGGAAGACACAGAAAACTTTGCTTTAGTTGAAAAAGCAGGCGGAACTACTTCTTCTCATGCGCTAGTGACTGCGTTAGATCTTGCAGGAGTAAAGGATATAGATTTAGCCAAAAAGACATATCCTGCAGACATGGATGTTTTTGATAATGAGATTGAAATGTTGGGGCCTTACCCTACGTCGCTTGGCCAGGTTTGGTTGATGCCATCTGATGTAATTAATCGTCCTTTAAAACCATTTATTGAATTAGATATGCCGAATATTGAGCAGATAGATGATGCTGTATACCAAGATGAATTTGATGGTGGCACAATGTTTACCTTCGTAAGTCGTGTTTTATATTGTGGTAAAGAGGTTAATATAATCAAAAAATATAACACAAACAATAGTAAAGTAACTGTAGAAATATGGAATAGATCAGAGGGCGTTATTTCCTTCAACCCAGTTATTGCTTTTCCTATTACGCTGGATTGGTATGAAGGAGACAATTATAATTTGGAGGGTGGCGAGTTTCCTTTGAATGGAGACGTTAAGCAGTTTTTTAAAGATAATATTTATTTAGAAGATAAGATTTCTAATATTGGGTTAAAGATAAGTAGTTCTAGGAATGATACTAAATTTGTTTGTACAACAATGTATAGCGCTCAGCCATCAGATGAAGGGACTTATAGCATGTCTCCTCAGT contains these protein-coding regions:
- the serS gene encoding serine--tRNA ligase gives rise to the protein MLATKMMREESSFVGKCLQSRSQDTSLLDEWIKEDKEYREILTKVERLKAEQNRLTPKGKPTQEQLEQLKTLSETIKELLVEQKEKQASWEQKALYLPNIVSEDTPIGKSAEDNIEVLKWGMPPKFDFEVKSHDKIGKDLDILDFERGAKLSGSRFTVYKGLGAKLERALINFMLDVHSEKGYLEILPPFLVTKQTMQGTGQLPKFEEDLYKCVGDEENGQLYLIPTAEVPLTNLYSDEIMQSDVLPKKFCAHTPCFRKEAGSYGKDTSGLIRQHQFNKVELVMYSKPEESMAMLEVLTSDAEDILKKLELPYRKVQLCSGDLGFSSAKTYDLEVWFPSQNTYREISSCSNFLDFQARRAKIRYRDAQNNVVLVHTLNGSGLAIGRTVAAILENYQQKDGSVKVPFVLQDYLKTEIMNIN
- a CDS encoding metalloregulator ArsR/SmtB family transcription factor translates to MDKDKYIKLFRALANEERLEIILKLFREGELCASDIEKSFFMEQSTTSHHLNYLKNVGLLDSRKQGRNVFYCVNQQNITEVYDGFLKDYFGISRS
- a CDS encoding cytidine/deoxycytidylate deaminase family protein, which translates into the protein MNKETYLKRPSWDTYFMNISEEVATRATCLKRKIGAVIVKDRQILSTGYNGAPNGMKHATEVGCLRDQLQVPSGTHHELCRGLHAEQNAIIQAARHGVNISGATLYCTHMPCVICSKMIINAGIERIVFKGYYPDELSVQMLMESKIEVSLFEEEYEKEKIQNVELSDEERERYNFKC
- a CDS encoding serine hydroxymethyltransferase, with amino-acid sequence MFSLEYTKQVDPMLADAIEKELSRQQNKIELIASENFTSRAVMAACGSVLTNKYAEGYPGKRYYGGCEHVDVAEQLAIDRAKELFGAEHANVQPHSGAQANTAVYLALLKPGDTVLGLDLSHGGHLTHGHPLNISGLFYNFIAYGVSQKDERIDYDKLEALAVEHKPKMIVGGASAYPRVIDFARMRQIADKVGAVLFVDMAHIAGLVATGLHPSPVPFSDVVTTTTHKTLRGPRGGLILCKEKYAKDINRAVFPGTQGGPLMHIIAGKAVSFKEALEPEFKTYQQQVVKNAAAIAKTLSSRGFRIVSGGTDNHLLLVDVKAKGLTGKQAEVALDEVGITVNKNTIPFETESPFITSGIRIGSPAMTTRGMKEAEMVFIANLIADVLEKVEDEKVQMEVSDKVSKLCAKFPLYAK
- a CDS encoding cyclic nucleotide-binding domain-containing protein, which codes for MTDDLEILSKIAEDLQKRFNLSASAIKDIFSRAVVNNISKGETICKQGVTSPFLYFIVEGRAEVVRDGLKIAEVKQGDIVGEMSILGKGKATATVNSLTVLVVFKFLKEKFNIVLNKYPSLNKAVVMEAINRKNEQNDVEFFL